The nucleotide sequence AGGCCAGTGATGATTATCTCTCTTAAAAAGCAGTTTATGCAATTCTTTAGCGCTCACTTTCTTCAAAAAACGGCAAAAAATATTGGCCTCATGAAACGATGTCGAGCGATTTTGCCCGAACAACTTGTACTCAGTCTGATTTCGGCGCTCAGTAAGGGGAATTGTACTTCAATTGCCGATCTGCTCAGGCAGTTCAACGGGATGTGTCTGACCGAAATGGATAATGTGGCTTACAAACCTTTTCACAATCAGCTCAGAAAAGAAGCTTTTCCTCTATTCATGCGTCAGTTAGTACAGTTTGCTATCGCACAATTTGCCCGGCAGCAATGTGCTCAATTACCCGATAAGATGTCTTGTTTTAATGATGTGTTGCTCCAAGATGGTAGTTCTTTTCACGTTCATAGGCAGTTGGCATCTGTTTATCCAAGCCGCTTTAAGCGTAACCCTGCAGCGATAGAGTGCCATATGACCATGTCTCTCAAAACCTTTAGTCCTACTGCAATGACGATTAGTGCCGACACGGCTTCGGAGAGAGATTATCTTCCTAAACCAGCAACGATGGACAACAAATTGCTGCTAGCAGATGCAGGTTACCCAGACTTTGATTACTTTGCCGAGCTTGAGCGGCATGGAGGGTTCTACATTTTTCGGGGAGCCAAATCCCTCAACCCGACGGTCATCGAAGCGAGGAACTGTAAAGGTCGAACACTGACTAAGTTGGCAGGCAAAAAACTCAAAGAGATTACGCGCCGCACCAATCGGACAGAGGTGCTTGATTTGGCGGTTTGTAGAGGCAATCAGACATTTCGGGTAATAAGACGCTGGTTTGCCGAAGAACAACGATTTTGCATTTGGCTTACTAATCTGCCACGAGAAACCTACTCTGCAGATGATATTATGGCAATTTATCGCTGTCGCTGGCAGATAGAGCTGATGTTTAAAGAGTTGAAATCTCATACTAACTGGCAGCGATTTGCTACAGCACAAAAAGCCATCGTTGATGGCTTAGTCTGGGCCAGTTTATTGGCATTGTGCATTAGACGCAGTACGGCACTGCAGATAATGCCTTCAGTTTCGTTATTCAAGGCTGCAAAGAATGTTGATGTGTGGCTGCTGCCCATATTTGAGTGCATTAGCCACAAATCATGGTCAGAAATAATAGATAAGATTGATTGGGCGATCCGTTATATAACGAAGAACGCCCCAAAAGCACAACAGAGAAAATCTAAGAAAGACATAACGTTAGATGGAATTTATGAACAGCTTAATGCTTAAGGTTCAGTCTATGATAGCATCATAACGTTATAACCTATTCAACGTTCTGGTACGAGGCGGTTAGAAACTGTCGGCTATGACTAATTACTTTGGTTAGCAATCATTCTCTACATCTGTTACTTCAATAGATGATCACCTAATATATCTATGCCAACATTGGCAAGCATCTCACATAAGGCAATTAGCGGTAATCCAATCAAGCTATTCGGATCTCGGCCCGTCATAGATTCAAACAAGCTAATACCTAAGCCTTCACACTTAAAACTGCCAGCACAATATAAAGGCTGCTCTTTGTGGATGTAATTAGCAATTTGCATCGGCGTTAAGTGGCGAAATTTAACGGTAAAAGGTTCACAAATCACTTGATAAGAATTATTAGCGCTATCGAGCAAAGCTAAGCCGGTATAAAAAGTGATCGCTTGGCCGCTGGCTAAGGCTAATTGGGCTTTGGCATTTTCGACTGTCATAGGTTTACCTATGATGGTGCCATTGATCACTGCAACCTGATCTGAGCCTATGATAAATTCTGCCTTATCTACATTAATGCAGGTCTTGGCTTTTTCGATGGCTAAGCGTTGCACTAATTGCTGTGCCGACTCATCCGCATTTGGTGTTTCATCGGTACTAGGCGCGCGACAATCAAAGTCGATGGCGAGTTTTTCGAGGCATTGGCGTCGATATGTTGAAGTGGATGCCAAAATTAAAGGTTGGGTCATACAAGAAGTCAGTGACTGATAAAGTGACAACATTGTCCATTTAAGGTGTTGACAGTGCAATAGCTGATATACTTTTGAGCATAGAGTGTAACCATTACGATATTCATGGGCTTTTTATGAGTTCAGTGCTTGTGCCAAGCCCAACCCTTGGGTAGAATTTCGCGTCCGTCAATTTCTTGGTGGGTGTTGGTCTGTCTTGATGAGAGCATGTCTCTCATATTGATAAATTTCTTTTGACTCCAGCACCGCCAAACTATAATATGCGCGCCTTATGCAAACAGTAAAGATACCGGTTTCAATTGATCCAACACGAGCAGCCACCAGTGGTCTGAATTATCATGGCTACATTCCTGGCTCGCAACTGAAGCGATTGAGTGAATTATGTGCCGGCGACTGTTCCGAAGTGAAAGTGTCTTTGGAATGTGGTTTAGATTTACAGGGGATAGTCTACCTGAAAGGGAAGGCTGTGACGGAGCTCACTCTGCAATGTCAACGCTGCATGACACTAATGACCACTGAGGTTACGGTCGACTTTTGTTTTAGTCCTTGTCGGACTGAAGCAGAAATCGATGAGCTCCCGGATGCGTATGACCCTATTGAGTGCAATGAAATTGGCGAAGTACGTCTGCATCAATTGATCGAAGATGAATTGATAATCGCTATCCCAATTATCCCACTACATGAACAAGCTGATTGTAGTTTGGGTAGCAAGGATATCGTTGTAGGCGAGATTGAATCCGCTCAACAGGAGCGTCCAAATCCGTTTGCAGTGTTAGAAAAACTGAAGAGCAAGTAATCTAGGAGACAGGGCCAATGGCTGTACAACAGAATAAAAAATCTCGTTCAAAGCGCGGTATGCGCCGTTCACATGACGCTCTGAGCACAGCTCAGTTGTCTGTAGACGCTACCAGCGGTGAACTGCACTTACGTCACAACGTAACTGCTGATGGTTTTTACCGTGGTAAAAAGGTAATCAACAAGTAATTGTTGCTTAGCTGATGAAAAATCTGACGCTTGCGTTAGATGTGATGGGGGGCGATTATGGCCCCCCAGTCACAGTGCCTGCAGCCTTGCAGGCGCTGGCATCTCACCCTCACTTATCTTTAGTGTTAGTCGGTGACGAGCTACAAATATCCCCTTTGCTTTACTCTTGCACTGCGCATACTCGCGCACGTATCAAGATCATTCATACCTCAGATGTTGTGACTATGAATGAAAGACCCGCACATGCACTTCGCAAAAATAAACAATCTTCCATGCGACTGGCGTTAGAGCAAGTTAAAAACGGCCATGCAGATGCGTGTTTAAGCGCGGGCAATACTGGCGCATTAATGGCGATGGCCAAAGTCTTATTAAAAATGCTACCAGGCATTGATAGGCCGGCATTAGTGACGAGTTTACCGTCGGCCAGTGGCAAGCCGGTCTATTTATTAGATTTAGGCGCCAATATTAGTTGCGACTCAGAAACCTTATTTCAATTTGCTGTGATGGGCTCAGTGCTGTATGAGTTAGTTGAAAAACAAACTCGGCCAAATGTGGCTTTGCTCAATGTCGGAATTGAAGAAATCAAAGGCAATGATCAAGTGCAACAAGCAGCACAATTGCTGCAATTTACGCCTCAAATCAATTACAGCGGATTTATTGAAGGCGATGATATTTATACGGGATGTGTTGATGTCATTGTCTGTGATGGTTTTGTGGGGAATATTGCCCTCAAAACATCAGAAGGAATTGCCAAACTTTTAGTGCACCAACTTAGAAAAGGACTGACAGAAGGGATTGTCGTTCGATTTTTGGCCAAACTGATAGCGCCTCGCATCCAAAAGGTGCTAAATCAGATGAACCCCGACCACTATAACGGCGCCAGTCTGTTAGGATTGCGCGGTATTGTAGTCAAAAGTCATGGTAATGCCGATCAAGCGGCCTTTTTGCATGCAATTAATCTTGCAATGACCGAGGCTCAACGTCGACTCCCTGAAATGATCCACGATCGTTTAGAGTCGATCCTTTTAGACATAAACAGCTGATTTCTCCTTATGTATACAAAAATTCTTGGTACCGGTAGCTATCTCCCGGCGCAGGTCCGTAGTAATCAGGATCTGGAAAAGATGGTTGATACCAACGATCAATGGATTGTTGACCGCACAGGTATTTCCGAGCGTCGTATTGCCGCTGCTGATGAATCAGTTGCCACTATGGGCTATGAAGCCGGCTTAAAAGCCTTAGAAATGGCCGGTATATCTGCTAGCGAACTGGATATGATCATTGTTGGTACCACCAGTGCTGATAATGCTTTCCCTGCTGCGGCTTGTGAAGTGCAAGCCTTACTTGGCGTGCGTACTATTCCTGCATTTGACATTGCCGCCGCTTGCTCTGGTTTCGTGTACGCCTTATCGATTGCTGATCAGTTTGTTAAAACTGGCGCGGCTAAAAAAGTATTAGTGATAGGCGCCGACGTGTTATCACGTTTTTGTCAGCCAGAAGATCGCAGCACTGTGATTTTATTTGGTGATGGCGCTGGCGCGGCAGTAGTAGGCGCGAGCACTGAGCCTGGCATCATCAATACCCATATTTATGCTGAT is from Shewanella sp. SNU WT4 and encodes:
- a CDS encoding IS4 family transposase; the protein is MMIISLKKQFMQFFSAHFLQKTAKNIGLMKRCRAILPEQLVLSLISALSKGNCTSIADLLRQFNGMCLTEMDNVAYKPFHNQLRKEAFPLFMRQLVQFAIAQFARQQCAQLPDKMSCFNDVLLQDGSSFHVHRQLASVYPSRFKRNPAAIECHMTMSLKTFSPTAMTISADTASERDYLPKPATMDNKLLLADAGYPDFDYFAELERHGGFYIFRGAKSLNPTVIEARNCKGRTLTKLAGKKLKEITRRTNRTEVLDLAVCRGNQTFRVIRRWFAEEQRFCIWLTNLPRETYSADDIMAIYRCRWQIELMFKELKSHTNWQRFATAQKAIVDGLVWASLLALCIRRSTALQIMPSVSLFKAAKNVDVWLLPIFECISHKSWSEIIDKIDWAIRYITKNAPKAQQRKSKKDITLDGIYEQLNA
- a CDS encoding nucleoside triphosphate pyrophosphatase encodes the protein MTQPLILASTSTYRRQCLEKLAIDFDCRAPSTDETPNADESAQQLVQRLAIEKAKTCINVDKAEFIIGSDQVAVINGTIIGKPMTVENAKAQLALASGQAITFYTGLALLDSANNSYQVICEPFTVKFRHLTPMQIANYIHKEQPLYCAGSFKCEGLGISLFESMTGRDPNSLIGLPLIALCEMLANVGIDILGDHLLK
- the yceD gene encoding 23S rRNA accumulation protein YceD; amino-acid sequence: MQTVKIPVSIDPTRAATSGLNYHGYIPGSQLKRLSELCAGDCSEVKVSLECGLDLQGIVYLKGKAVTELTLQCQRCMTLMTTEVTVDFCFSPCRTEAEIDELPDAYDPIECNEIGEVRLHQLIEDELIIAIPIIPLHEQADCSLGSKDIVVGEIESAQQERPNPFAVLEKLKSK
- the rpmF gene encoding 50S ribosomal protein L32: MAVQQNKKSRSKRGMRRSHDALSTAQLSVDATSGELHLRHNVTADGFYRGKKVINK
- the plsX gene encoding phosphate acyltransferase PlsX, giving the protein MKNLTLALDVMGGDYGPPVTVPAALQALASHPHLSLVLVGDELQISPLLYSCTAHTRARIKIIHTSDVVTMNERPAHALRKNKQSSMRLALEQVKNGHADACLSAGNTGALMAMAKVLLKMLPGIDRPALVTSLPSASGKPVYLLDLGANISCDSETLFQFAVMGSVLYELVEKQTRPNVALLNVGIEEIKGNDQVQQAAQLLQFTPQINYSGFIEGDDIYTGCVDVIVCDGFVGNIALKTSEGIAKLLVHQLRKGLTEGIVVRFLAKLIAPRIQKVLNQMNPDHYNGASLLGLRGIVVKSHGNADQAAFLHAINLAMTEAQRRLPEMIHDRLESILLDINS
- a CDS encoding beta-ketoacyl-ACP synthase III; its protein translation is MYTKILGTGSYLPAQVRSNQDLEKMVDTNDQWIVDRTGISERRIAAADESVATMGYEAGLKALEMAGISASELDMIIVGTTSADNAFPAAACEVQALLGVRTIPAFDIAAACSGFVYALSIADQFVKTGAAKKVLVIGADVLSRFCQPEDRSTVILFGDGAGAAVVGASTEPGIINTHIYADGRYGDLLKCPMPSRGLDTDDVNNFITMKGNDVFKVAVTQLSHVVTETLRLNNIDKSEIDWLVPHQANFRIISATAKKLSMSMDKVVVTLGKHGNTSAASVPIALDEAVRDGRIQRGQLLLLEAFGAGFAWGSALVRF